Proteins encoded in a region of the Streptomyces sp. NBC_00310 genome:
- a CDS encoding FAD binding domain-containing protein: MTTHAPQAAQAVTLPGSLDEAVAALAAMPWAVPVAGGTDLMAAVNSGQLRPAALVGLGKISEIRGWQYQDGHALLGAGLTHARMGRPDFAALIPALAASARAAGPPQIRNAGTLGGNIATAAPTGDALPVLAALEATLIIAGPGGARREMPVSHLLAGMEMLRPGELIGFVRVPLLHAPQVFLKATGRTGPGRAVASVALVLDPARRGVRCAVGAIAPMPLRPLDAEAWVGRLIDWDGERTLVPEALQAFGEYVAAACIPDPAPEVDGSVPPLPPAVLHLRRTVAALARRALGRALS, from the coding sequence TTGACCACGCACGCACCGCAGGCGGCGCAGGCCGTGACCCTGCCCGGCTCGCTGGACGAGGCCGTGGCGGCTCTCGCCGCCATGCCCTGGGCGGTTCCGGTGGCGGGCGGCACGGACCTCATGGCCGCGGTCAACTCCGGACAGCTCAGGCCTGCCGCGCTGGTCGGGCTCGGCAAGATCAGCGAGATCCGCGGCTGGCAGTACCAGGACGGACACGCCCTGCTGGGCGCCGGACTGACGCACGCGCGGATGGGGCGCCCGGACTTCGCGGCGCTCATTCCGGCGCTCGCCGCCTCCGCGCGCGCCGCCGGACCACCACAGATCCGCAACGCCGGCACCCTCGGCGGCAACATCGCGACGGCCGCCCCCACCGGGGACGCGCTGCCCGTGCTCGCCGCCCTGGAGGCCACGCTGATCATCGCGGGCCCGGGCGGGGCCCGCCGTGAGATGCCCGTCTCCCATCTGCTGGCCGGGATGGAGATGCTGCGCCCCGGCGAACTCATCGGCTTCGTGCGGGTGCCGCTGCTGCACGCGCCCCAGGTCTTCCTGAAGGCCACCGGGCGCACCGGCCCCGGCCGCGCGGTCGCCTCCGTCGCCCTCGTCCTCGATCCCGCCCGGCGCGGGGTGCGGTGCGCCGTCGGAGCCATAGCGCCGATGCCGCTGCGGCCCCTGGACGCCGAGGCCTGGGTCGGCCGGCTGATCGACTGGGACGGCGAGCGCACCCTCGTGCCCGAGGCGCTGCAGGCCTTCGGCGAGTACGTCGCGGCCGCCTGCATCCCGGACCCGGCCCCCGAGGTCGACGGCTCCGTACCACCGCTACCGCCCGCCGTACTGCACCTGCGGCGCACCGTCGCCGCGCTGGCCCGACGAGCACTGGGGAGGGCACTGTCGTGA
- a CDS encoding beta-N-acetylhexosaminidase encodes MSELIPAPGRVDAGPGEVRLTAHSRLHARTGTEGVGHWLRTVLREATGLPLREAGELDDTDEDGIGLRLDPGLGPEEYRLVSDSSGVLVEGGGPAGVFWGAQTLRQLLGPDAYRRAPLRRDRAWAVPHVTIEDAPRFGWRGLMLDVARHFMPKDQVLRYLDLMAAHKLNVLHFHLTDDQGWRIEIERYPRLTEVGSWRARTKIGHRASPLWEEKPHGGHYTRDDIREIVAYAAERHITVVPEIDVPGHSQAAIAAYPELGNTDVVDTTSLTVWDTWGVNKNVLAPTDTTLRFYEGVFEEVLELFPSAFVHIGGDECAKDQWRESATAQARIRELRLADEDELQAWFVRHFDNWLTTRGRRLIGWDEILEGGLAPGAAVSSWRGYGGGITAARAGHDVVMCPEQQVYLDHRQDGGPDEPVPIGFVRTLEDVFRFEPVPPELTPDEARHVLGTQANVWTEVMEDPARVDYQTFPRLAAFAEVAWSRLPAPAERDFADFERRMAAHYARLDALGVGYRPRSGPRPWQRRPGVLGRPIEGTPPNV; translated from the coding sequence GTGAGTGAACTGATTCCCGCGCCCGGCCGCGTCGACGCCGGTCCCGGCGAGGTACGGCTGACGGCGCACTCCCGGCTCCACGCCCGCACCGGGACCGAGGGCGTCGGCCACTGGCTGCGCACCGTCCTGCGGGAGGCCACCGGGCTGCCGCTGCGCGAGGCGGGGGAGCTCGACGACACCGACGAGGACGGCATCGGGCTCCGACTCGACCCCGGGCTCGGCCCCGAGGAGTACCGCCTCGTCAGCGACTCGTCCGGCGTCCTCGTCGAGGGCGGCGGCCCGGCCGGTGTCTTCTGGGGCGCCCAGACACTGCGCCAGCTCCTCGGCCCCGACGCGTACCGCAGGGCCCCGCTCCGGCGCGACCGCGCCTGGGCCGTGCCGCACGTCACGATCGAGGACGCCCCCCGGTTCGGCTGGCGCGGCCTCATGCTGGACGTCGCCCGGCACTTCATGCCCAAGGACCAGGTGCTGCGCTACCTCGACCTGATGGCCGCGCACAAACTCAACGTCCTCCACTTCCACCTGACGGACGACCAGGGCTGGCGGATCGAGATCGAGCGGTACCCCCGGCTGACGGAGGTCGGCTCCTGGCGGGCGCGCACGAAAATCGGCCACAGGGCGTCACCCCTCTGGGAGGAGAAGCCGCACGGCGGCCACTACACCCGGGACGACATCCGGGAGATCGTCGCCTACGCCGCCGAGCGGCATATCACCGTCGTCCCCGAGATCGACGTACCGGGGCACTCGCAGGCCGCCATCGCCGCGTATCCGGAACTCGGCAACACCGATGTCGTCGACACGACCTCCCTCACCGTCTGGGACACCTGGGGCGTCAACAAGAACGTACTCGCCCCCACCGACACCACCCTGCGCTTCTACGAGGGGGTGTTCGAGGAAGTCCTGGAGCTGTTCCCGTCGGCCTTCGTACACATCGGCGGCGACGAGTGCGCCAAGGACCAGTGGAGGGAGTCGGCCACCGCGCAGGCCCGCATCCGGGAGCTGAGGCTCGCCGACGAGGACGAGCTGCAGGCGTGGTTCGTCCGGCACTTCGACAACTGGCTGACCACGCGCGGGCGTCGCCTGATCGGATGGGACGAGATCCTGGAGGGCGGCCTGGCTCCGGGGGCGGCCGTGTCGTCCTGGCGGGGCTACGGAGGTGGCATCACGGCGGCCCGGGCGGGCCACGACGTGGTCATGTGCCCCGAGCAGCAGGTGTATCTGGACCACCGTCAGGACGGCGGCCCCGACGAGCCGGTGCCGATCGGCTTCGTACGCACCCTGGAGGATGTCTTCCGGTTCGAGCCGGTTCCACCGGAGTTGACGCCCGACGAGGCACGGCATGTGCTGGGCACCCAGGCCAATGTGTGGACCGAGGTGATGGAGGATCCCGCACGCGTGGACTACCAGACGTTCCCGCGCCTGGCGGCCTTCGCCGAGGTGGCCTGGAGCCGGCTTCCGGCCCCCGCCGAGCGTGACTTCGCCGACTTCGAGCGCCGGATGGCGGCCCACTACGCGCGACTCGACGCCCTGGGGGTCGGTTATCGGCCGCGTTCGGGGCCGCGTCCGTGGCAGCGGCGGCCCGGTGTGCTCGGACGTCCGATCGAGGGGACGCCCCCGAACGTGTGA
- a CDS encoding carbohydrate ABC transporter permease: MNSSGFVRRPWRLAAEASALVIAVVVAFPLYWMMLSAFKPAGEIESTEPRPWTLAPTLDSFRRVFGQQEFGRYFVNSLVVACTVVVVSALIAFLAATAVTRFRFRFRTTLLIMFLVAQTVPVEALTIPLFFQMRDLGQLNTLGALILPHIAFSLPFAIWMLRGFVKAVPEALEEAAHLDGASRSRFLWQILFPLVFPGLVATSVFSFISTWNDFLFAKSFIISDTSQSTLPMALLVFYKPEEPDWGGVMAASTVMTIPVLVFFVLVQRRLVSGLGGAVKD, translated from the coding sequence GTGAATTCGTCGGGTTTCGTACGGCGGCCCTGGCGGCTCGCGGCGGAGGCGTCGGCCCTGGTCATCGCGGTCGTGGTGGCGTTCCCGCTCTACTGGATGATGTTGAGCGCCTTCAAGCCGGCGGGTGAGATCGAGTCGACCGAGCCACGGCCCTGGACCCTCGCACCGACCCTGGATTCCTTCCGACGGGTCTTCGGGCAGCAGGAATTCGGCCGCTACTTCGTCAACAGCCTTGTCGTCGCCTGCACGGTGGTGGTCGTCTCCGCGCTCATCGCGTTTCTCGCGGCGACGGCGGTCACCCGATTCCGCTTCCGATTCCGGACCACCCTGCTGATCATGTTCCTGGTGGCACAGACGGTGCCCGTGGAGGCGCTGACCATCCCCCTCTTCTTCCAGATGCGGGACCTCGGCCAACTCAACACGCTGGGCGCGCTGATCCTGCCCCACATCGCCTTCTCCCTGCCGTTCGCGATCTGGATGCTGCGTGGCTTCGTGAAGGCCGTACCGGAGGCGCTGGAGGAGGCGGCGCACCTCGACGGGGCGAGCCGTTCCCGATTCCTCTGGCAGATCCTCTTCCCGCTCGTCTTCCCGGGGCTGGTGGCCACCAGCGTCTTCTCCTTCATCTCCACCTGGAACGACTTCCTGTTCGCCAAGTCGTTCATCATCAGCGACACCTCCCAGTCGACCCTGCCGATGGCCCTCCTGGTGTTCTACAAGCCCGAGGAGCCGGACTGGGGCGGCGTGATGGCGGCGTCCACGGTGATGACCATTCCGGTGCTGGTCTTCTTCGTACTCGTACAGCGGCGGCTGGTCTCCGGACTGGGCGGCGCGGTCAAGGACTGA
- a CDS encoding carbohydrate ABC transporter permease, translating into MRSAPLVERGAPSGVGGGERGRLRVSGGWSRSSPRPLRGGGWTPWLYLAPALVVLGGLLVYPVYQLGLISLLEYTQAQVSGGEPTSFQGLGNYAELFGDPEFWQVLLTTVVFASACVVSTLAVGCALAVLLTRVRAVPRLALMLAALGAWATPAITGSTVWLLLFDPDFGPVNRILGLGDHSWTYGRYSAFFLVLLEVVWCSFPFVMVTVYAGIRSVPSEVLEAAALDGASQWRIWRSVLAPMLRPILVVVTIQSIIWDFKVFTQIYVMTGGGGIAGQNLVLNVYAYQKAFASSQYSLGSAIGVVMLVILLAVTLVYLRLLRRQGEEL; encoded by the coding sequence ATGCGTTCAGCTCCGCTGGTTGAGCGGGGGGCGCCCAGTGGGGTGGGGGGTGGGGAGCGTGGGCGGCTGCGGGTGAGTGGGGGCTGGTCGCGCAGTTCCCCGCGCCCCTTGCGGGGCGGTGGCTGGACCCCTTGGCTCTATCTCGCCCCCGCGCTCGTCGTCCTCGGTGGGCTGCTCGTCTATCCCGTCTACCAGCTCGGCCTGATCTCGCTCCTCGAATACACCCAGGCCCAGGTCAGCGGGGGCGAACCGACCTCCTTCCAGGGCCTCGGGAACTACGCCGAACTGTTCGGCGATCCCGAGTTCTGGCAGGTCCTGCTGACCACGGTCGTCTTCGCGTCGGCCTGTGTGGTCTCCACGCTCGCCGTCGGGTGCGCGCTCGCCGTGCTGCTGACACGAGTACGGGCCGTGCCCCGTCTCGCGCTGATGCTGGCCGCGCTCGGCGCGTGGGCGACCCCCGCGATCACCGGCTCCACGGTGTGGCTGCTGCTGTTCGACCCCGACTTCGGCCCGGTCAACCGGATCCTCGGGCTCGGCGACCACTCCTGGACGTACGGGCGTTACAGCGCCTTCTTCCTCGTCCTGCTCGAAGTGGTGTGGTGCTCCTTCCCGTTCGTGATGGTGACCGTCTACGCGGGCATCCGCTCCGTACCCTCCGAGGTCCTGGAGGCCGCGGCCCTGGACGGTGCCTCGCAGTGGCGGATCTGGCGTTCGGTCCTCGCGCCGATGCTCCGCCCGATCCTCGTCGTCGTCACCATTCAGTCGATCATCTGGGACTTCAAGGTCTTCACCCAGATCTATGTGATGACGGGCGGCGGCGGTATCGCGGGCCAGAACCTCGTACTGAACGTGTACGCCTACCAGAAGGCCTTCGCGTCCTCCCAGTACAGCCTCGGTTCGGCGATCGGCGTGGTGATGCTGGTGATTCTGCTGGCGGTCACCCTGGTGTATTTGCGACTGCTGCGCAGGCAAGGGGAGGAGCTGTGA
- a CDS encoding extracellular solute-binding protein, which translates to MKLAARLVAPVAALALAGLTACAPQTSDNSSSGEDKTTGTLRVWLFQEVSNEPKQKVVDEVVSAFEKAHDGAKVKVEYIPVETRAQRIKAAFNDPKSAPDLMEFGNTDTAGYVKDGGLADVTTEFNEWSESKDSDPTARTSVTVDGRIYGAPFFVGVRALYYRTDVFEELGLQAPKSLDELTATAKKIRAAEPDLYGLVVGGAYTYGAMPFVWANGGEIAEGKGGSYASTIDSPAARKGIEAYTSLFGDDNCPAAKCASMGGNDTVTAFAAGKAGMAIGGDFSHAAVEAGKVKGKYAVVPLPGVKSGSVAPAFAGGNNVGVLKSTTHRTLAVDLMKRLASKKTQGELFDAMGFLPTYTDVRAEAAKEEPFIEPFVTTLSSGTKFVPASPAWAQIDASLVLPTMFQEVVSGKKDVAEASKDAAKQMNDAFSSAG; encoded by the coding sequence ATGAAACTCGCCGCCCGACTCGTCGCGCCCGTAGCGGCCCTGGCCCTCGCCGGGCTGACCGCCTGTGCCCCCCAGACCTCCGACAACTCCTCCTCCGGGGAGGACAAGACGACCGGCACGCTCCGTGTCTGGCTCTTCCAGGAGGTGAGCAACGAGCCGAAGCAGAAGGTCGTCGACGAGGTGGTCTCCGCCTTCGAGAAGGCGCACGACGGCGCGAAGGTGAAGGTCGAGTACATCCCCGTCGAGACCCGCGCCCAGCGCATCAAGGCCGCTTTCAACGACCCGAAGAGCGCCCCGGACCTCATGGAGTTCGGCAACACGGACACGGCCGGCTATGTGAAGGACGGCGGACTGGCCGACGTCACCACGGAGTTCAACGAGTGGTCCGAGTCCAAGGACTCCGACCCGACCGCCAGGACGTCCGTGACGGTCGACGGCAGGATCTACGGGGCGCCCTTCTTCGTGGGCGTGCGCGCGCTGTACTACCGCACCGACGTCTTCGAGGAACTCGGTCTCCAGGCCCCGAAGTCCCTGGACGAGCTGACCGCCACCGCGAAGAAGATCCGCGCCGCCGAGCCCGACCTGTACGGGCTCGTCGTCGGCGGCGCCTACACCTACGGCGCGATGCCCTTCGTCTGGGCCAACGGCGGTGAGATAGCCGAGGGCAAGGGCGGCTCGTACGCCTCCACCATCGACAGCCCGGCCGCCCGGAAGGGCATCGAGGCGTACACCTCGCTGTTCGGCGACGACAACTGCCCCGCCGCCAAGTGCGCGAGCATGGGCGGCAACGACACCGTCACCGCGTTCGCCGCGGGCAAGGCGGGCATGGCGATCGGCGGCGACTTCAGCCACGCGGCCGTGGAGGCCGGCAAGGTCAAGGGCAAGTACGCGGTCGTCCCGCTGCCAGGTGTGAAGTCCGGTTCCGTGGCCCCGGCGTTCGCGGGCGGCAACAACGTCGGCGTCCTGAAGAGCACCACGCACCGCACCCTCGCCGTCGACCTGATGAAGCGGCTGGCGTCCAAGAAGACGCAGGGCGAACTCTTCGACGCGATGGGCTTCCTGCCGACGTACACCGACGTCCGCGCCGAGGCGGCCAAGGAGGAGCCGTTCATCGAGCCGTTCGTGACGACGCTGTCGTCCGGGACGAAGTTCGTGCCCGCCTCGCCGGCGTGGGCGCAGATCGACGCGTCGCTGGTGCTGCCGACGATGTTCCAGGAGGTCGTCAGCGGCAAGAAGGACGTGGCTGAGGCGTCGAAGGACGCGGCGAAGCAGATGAACGATGCGTTCAGCTCCGCTGGTTGA
- a CDS encoding DUF3039 domain-containing protein, translating to MSTLEPERGTGTGTLVEPTPQTSHGDGDHERFAHYVQKDKIMASALDGTPVVALCGKVWVPGRDPKKYPVCPMCKEIFESLGAGGGDQGGKGDGKQ from the coding sequence ATGAGCACTCTTGAGCCCGAGCGCGGTACTGGTACGGGGACCCTCGTCGAGCCGACGCCGCAGACGTCGCACGGCGACGGTGACCACGAGCGCTTCGCCCACTACGTCCAGAAGGACAAGATCATGGCGAGCGCCCTCGACGGCACGCCCGTCGTGGCGTTGTGCGGCAAGGTGTGGGTCCCGGGCCGTGACCCGAAGAAGTACCCCGTGTGCCCCATGTGCAAGGAGATCTTCGAGTCCCTCGGTGCCGGTGGCGGCGACCAGGGCGGCAAGGGCGACGGCAAGCAGTAG
- a CDS encoding YqgE/AlgH family protein, with product MTEVSSLTGRLLVATPALADPNFDRAVVLLLDHDEKGSLGVVLNRPTPVGVGDILEGWAELAGEPGVVFQGGPVSLDSALGIAVIPGGGSVDRAPLGWRRVHGAIGLVDLEAPPELLASALGSLRIFAGYAGWGPGQLEDELAEGAWYVVESEPGDVSSPCPERLWREVLRRQRNELAMVATYPDDPSLN from the coding sequence ATGACCGAGGTGTCCTCGCTCACAGGGCGGCTGCTCGTGGCCACGCCCGCCCTGGCGGACCCGAACTTCGACCGCGCTGTCGTGCTGCTCCTCGACCACGACGAGAAGGGCTCCCTCGGCGTGGTCCTCAACCGGCCCACCCCGGTGGGCGTCGGCGACATCCTGGAGGGCTGGGCGGAACTCGCCGGCGAACCCGGGGTCGTCTTCCAGGGCGGCCCGGTGTCGCTGGACTCCGCGCTCGGCATCGCGGTGATACCCGGCGGCGGCTCCGTGGACCGGGCCCCGCTCGGCTGGCGGCGCGTGCACGGCGCGATCGGCCTCGTCGACCTGGAGGCCCCGCCGGAACTGCTGGCCTCCGCGCTCGGCTCGCTGCGCATCTTCGCCGGGTACGCGGGGTGGGGGCCCGGCCAGTTGGAGGACGAACTGGCGGAGGGGGCCTGGTACGTCGTCGAGTCCGAACCCGGCGACGTCTCCTCGCCCTGCCCGGAGAGACTCTGGCGCGAGGTCCTGCGCCGTCAGCGCAACGAACTCGCGATGGTGGCCACGTACCCGGACGACCCTTCGCTCAACTGA
- the murA gene encoding UDP-N-acetylglucosamine 1-carboxyvinyltransferase, with protein sequence MTVNGSDDVLLVHGGTPLSGEIRVRGAKNLVPKAMVAALLGSGPSRLRNVPDIRDVRVVRGLLQLHGVTVRPGDEPGELVMDPTNVESANVADIDAHAGSSRIPILFCGPLLHRLGHAFIPGLGGCDIGGRPIDFHFEVLRQFGAKIEKREDGQYLEAPRRLRGTKIQLPYPSVGATEQVLLTAVLAEGVTELANAAIEPEIEDLICVLQKMGAIIAMDTDRTIRITGVDSLGGYNHKALPDRLEAASWASAALATEGDIYIRGAQQRSMMTFLNTYRKVGGAFEIDDEGIRFWHPGGQLKSIALETDVHPGFQTDWQQPLVVALTQATGLSIVHETVYESRLGFTSALNQMGAHIQLYRECLGGSNCRFGQRNFLHSAVVSGPTRLQGADLVIPDLRGGFSYLIAALAAQGTSRVHGIELINRGYENFMEKLMELGAKVELPGKALG encoded by the coding sequence ATGACCGTCAACGGCTCTGACGACGTACTGCTTGTACACGGCGGCACCCCGCTCAGTGGCGAGATCCGTGTCCGCGGTGCGAAGAACCTCGTACCCAAGGCCATGGTCGCCGCGCTGCTCGGCAGCGGTCCGAGCCGGCTGCGCAACGTGCCCGACATCCGCGATGTGCGGGTCGTGCGCGGGCTGCTGCAGCTGCACGGCGTAACGGTCCGCCCGGGTGACGAGCCGGGCGAGCTGGTGATGGACCCGACGAACGTGGAGAGCGCGAACGTCGCCGACATCGACGCCCACGCGGGCTCGTCGCGCATCCCGATCCTGTTCTGCGGCCCGCTGCTGCACCGGCTCGGCCATGCCTTCATCCCCGGTCTCGGCGGCTGCGACATCGGCGGCCGGCCGATCGACTTCCACTTCGAGGTGCTGCGGCAGTTCGGCGCGAAGATCGAGAAGCGGGAGGACGGACAGTATCTGGAGGCGCCGCGGCGGCTGCGCGGTACGAAGATCCAGCTGCCGTACCCGTCCGTCGGCGCGACGGAGCAGGTGCTGCTGACCGCGGTCCTCGCGGAGGGCGTGACCGAGCTCGCGAACGCGGCGATCGAGCCGGAGATCGAGGACCTCATCTGCGTTCTGCAGAAGATGGGCGCGATCATCGCGATGGACACCGACCGCACGATCCGCATCACCGGTGTGGACTCGCTCGGCGGCTACAACCACAAGGCGCTCCCGGACCGCCTGGAGGCCGCCTCCTGGGCGTCCGCCGCGCTGGCGACCGAAGGCGACATCTACATCCGGGGCGCCCAGCAGCGCTCGATGATGACGTTCCTGAACACCTACCGGAAGGTGGGCGGTGCCTTCGAGATCGACGACGAGGGCATCCGCTTCTGGCACCCCGGCGGCCAGCTGAAGTCGATCGCGCTGGAGACGGACGTCCACCCCGGCTTCCAGACCGACTGGCAGCAGCCCCTGGTCGTCGCCCTGACGCAGGCCACCGGCCTCTCGATCGTCCATGAGACGGTCTACGAGTCCCGGCTGGGCTTCACCTCGGCGCTGAACCAGATGGGCGCGCACATCCAGCTCTACCGCGAGTGCCTCGGCGGCTCGAACTGCCGCTTCGGCCAGCGCAACTTCCTGCACTCCGCCGTCGTCTCCGGCCCCACCCGCCTCCAGGGCGCCGACCTGGTCATCCCCGACCTCCGCGGCGGCTTCTCCTACCTGATCGCCGCGCTCGCCGCCCAGGGCACCTCCCGGGTCCACGGCATCGAGCTCATCAACCGCGGCTACGAGAACTTCATGGAGAAGCTCATGGAGCTGGGAGCCAAGGTCGAGCTGCCGGGGAAGGCCCTCGGCTAG
- a CDS encoding HU family DNA-binding protein: MNRSELVAALADRAEVTRKDADAVLAAFAEVVGDIVAKGDEKVTIPGFLTFERTHRAARTARNPQTGDPIQIPAGYSVKVSAGSKLKEAAKGK; the protein is encoded by the coding sequence ATGAACCGCAGTGAGCTGGTGGCCGCGCTGGCCGACCGTGCCGAGGTGACCCGCAAGGACGCCGACGCCGTGCTGGCCGCGTTCGCCGAGGTCGTCGGCGACATCGTCGCCAAGGGCGACGAGAAGGTCACCATCCCCGGCTTCCTGACCTTCGAGCGCACCCACCGTGCCGCTCGCACCGCTCGTAACCCGCAGACCGGCGACCCGATCCAGATCCCGGCCGGCTACAGCGTGAAGGTCTCCGCGGGCAGCAAGCTCAAGGAAGCCGCGAAGGGCAAGTAG
- a CDS encoding NAD-dependent malic enzyme yields MATAPSVSYSMTVRLEVPASGTAVSQLTGAVESHGGSVTGLDVTASGHEKLRIDVTIAATSTAHADEIVEQLRHIEGVTLGKVSDRTFLMHLGGKIEMASKHPIRNRDDLSMIYTPGVARVCMAIAENPEDARRLTIKRNSVAVVTDGSAVLGLGNIGPMAALPVMEGKAALFKRFAGIDAWPICLDTQDTDAIVEIVKAIAPGFAGINLEDISAPRCFEIEARLREALDIPVFHDDQHGTAIVVLAALTNALRVAGKAIGDIRVVMSGAGAAGTAILKLLIAAGVKNAVVADIHGVVHCDRADLVDAAADSPLRWIADNTNPEGLTGTLKEAVRGADVFIGVSAPNVLDGDDVAAMADDAIVFALANPDPEVDPAVARQTAAVVATGRSDFPNQINNVLVFPGVFRGLLDAQSRTVNTEMMLAAATALADVVTEDELNANYIIPSVFNDKVAGAVAGAVREAAKAAASA; encoded by the coding sequence ATGGCAACGGCGCCCAGCGTCTCCTACTCGATGACGGTCCGGCTGGAGGTGCCCGCGAGCGGAACCGCGGTCTCCCAGCTCACCGGAGCCGTCGAGTCCCACGGAGGCTCGGTGACCGGCCTCGACGTGACCGCATCCGGCCACGAGAAGCTCCGCATCGACGTCACCATCGCCGCCACCTCCACCGCGCACGCCGACGAGATCGTCGAGCAGCTGCGCCACATCGAGGGTGTGACGCTCGGCAAGGTCTCCGACCGTACGTTCCTGATGCACCTCGGCGGCAAGATCGAGATGGCGTCGAAGCACCCCATCCGCAACCGTGACGACCTCTCGATGATCTACACGCCGGGCGTGGCCCGCGTCTGCATGGCGATCGCCGAGAACCCCGAGGACGCCCGCCGCCTCACCATCAAGCGCAACTCCGTTGCGGTCGTGACGGACGGCTCCGCCGTGCTGGGCCTGGGCAACATCGGCCCCATGGCCGCGCTGCCCGTCATGGAGGGCAAGGCGGCCCTCTTCAAGCGGTTCGCCGGCATCGACGCCTGGCCGATCTGCCTGGACACCCAGGACACCGACGCGATCGTCGAGATCGTCAAGGCCATCGCCCCCGGCTTCGCGGGCATCAACCTGGAGGACATCTCCGCGCCCCGCTGCTTCGAGATCGAGGCCCGCCTGCGCGAGGCCCTCGACATCCCCGTCTTCCACGACGACCAGCACGGCACGGCGATCGTCGTCCTCGCCGCCCTGACGAACGCACTTCGCGTCGCGGGCAAGGCGATCGGGGACATCCGCGTCGTCATGTCGGGCGCCGGCGCGGCCGGTACGGCCATCCTCAAGCTGCTCATCGCCGCCGGGGTGAAGAACGCCGTCGTGGCCGACATCCACGGTGTCGTGCACTGCGACCGCGCCGACCTGGTCGACGCCGCCGCGGACTCGCCGCTGCGCTGGATCGCCGACAACACCAACCCCGAGGGCCTCACGGGCACGCTCAAGGAGGCCGTGCGCGGCGCCGACGTCTTCATCGGCGTCTCCGCCCCCAACGTCCTCGACGGCGACGACGTGGCCGCCATGGCCGACGACGCGATTGTGTTCGCGCTCGCGAACCCCGACCCCGAGGTCGACCCCGCGGTCGCCCGGCAGACGGCGGCCGTCGTGGCCACCGGCCGCTCCGACTTCCCGAACCAGATCAACAACGTGCTGGTCTTCCCGGGTGTCTTCCGCGGTCTCCTCGACGCCCAGTCCCGGACCGTCAACACGGAGATGATGCTCGCCGCGGCGACCGCCCTCGCCGACGTCGTCACCGAGGACGAGCTGAACGCGAACTACATCATCCCGAGCGTCTTCAACGACAAGGTCGCGGGCGCGGTCGCCGGCGCGGTGCGCGAGGCCGCCAAAGCGGCGGCGTCGGCCTGA